Proteins encoded in a region of the Leifsonia sp. PS1209 genome:
- a CDS encoding VIT family protein → MTERQVDGQHADEPHREGLAQRLNWLRAGVLGANDGIVSVAAVVVGVAGATRDIAPILTAGVAALVGGAISMALGEYVSVSSQRDSEHALIAKERRELAEMPEQELAELTGLYEAKGLKPETARQVAIELTEHDVLAAHLSAELGIDQDDVVSPWHAALASAVAFTIGGLLPLLTILLLPEAVRIPVTFVVVLVSLAITGYVAAYIGGSPRGKATLRVVIGGALALIVTFAIGALLGTSGVV, encoded by the coding sequence ATGACCGAGCGACAGGTGGACGGGCAGCACGCCGACGAACCGCACAGGGAGGGTCTGGCGCAGCGGCTCAACTGGCTGCGCGCCGGAGTGCTCGGCGCGAACGACGGCATCGTCTCCGTCGCCGCCGTGGTGGTCGGCGTCGCCGGTGCGACGAGGGACATCGCCCCGATCCTCACGGCCGGTGTCGCCGCCCTCGTCGGCGGCGCCATCTCGATGGCGCTCGGCGAGTACGTCTCGGTGAGCAGCCAGCGCGACAGCGAGCACGCCCTCATCGCGAAGGAGCGCAGGGAGCTCGCCGAGATGCCGGAGCAGGAGCTCGCGGAGCTGACCGGGCTCTACGAGGCCAAAGGGCTGAAGCCGGAGACGGCGCGGCAGGTCGCCATCGAGCTGACGGAGCACGACGTGCTCGCCGCCCATCTGTCGGCCGAGCTCGGGATCGACCAGGACGACGTGGTGAGCCCGTGGCACGCCGCGCTCGCCTCCGCCGTGGCGTTCACGATCGGCGGCCTGCTGCCGCTGCTGACCATCCTGCTGCTGCCGGAGGCGGTGCGCATCCCGGTCACGTTCGTGGTGGTGCTGGTCTCGCTCGCGATCACCGGATATGTCGCCGCGTACATCGGAGGGAGCCCGCGCGGCAAGGCGACGCTGCGGGTGGTGATCGGCGGTGCGCTGGCCCTGATCGTGACGTTCGCGATCGGCGCGCTGCTCGGCACGAGCGGAGTGGTGTGA
- the gdhA gene encoding NADP-specific glutamate dehydrogenase, translating into MTTDLTTLLDDVLKRNAGEPEFHQAAREVFDSLGPVIARNPRYAEAAVLERLCEPERQIIFRVPWTDDAGRVQINRGFRVEFNSALGPFKGGLRFHPTVTLGTVKFLGFEQIFKNALTGLPIGGGKGGSDFDPKGKSDAEVMRFCQSFMTELYRHLGEYTDVPAGDIGVGGREIGYLFGQYKRITNRYESGVLTGKGIGWGGSLVRTEATGFGAVVFADRMLSTRGRSFDGARVLVSGSGNVAIYAIQKVQQLGGTVVACSDSSGVVYDRDGLDLDLLREIKEQRRGRLSDYAEARGTASDYRAGGDIWALAAETTIDVAIPCATQNELGGDAATTLASNGVAAVVEGANMPCTPEAVKVLTAAGVLFAPGKAANAGGVATSALEMQQNASRDAWSFEYAESRLAEIMVGIHDRCAETADEYGAPGDYVLGANIAGFTRVADAMIAMGVI; encoded by the coding sequence GTGACTACTGACCTCACAACCCTCCTCGACGACGTTCTGAAGCGGAACGCCGGCGAACCAGAATTCCATCAGGCCGCGAGGGAGGTCTTCGACTCTCTCGGCCCGGTGATCGCCAGGAACCCGCGCTACGCCGAGGCCGCCGTGCTCGAACGGCTCTGCGAGCCGGAGCGCCAGATCATCTTCCGCGTGCCGTGGACGGACGACGCCGGGCGCGTGCAGATCAACCGCGGTTTCCGCGTCGAGTTCAACTCGGCGCTCGGCCCGTTCAAGGGCGGTCTGCGGTTCCACCCGACCGTCACGCTGGGCACGGTCAAGTTCCTCGGCTTCGAGCAGATCTTCAAGAACGCCCTCACCGGCCTGCCCATCGGCGGAGGCAAGGGTGGCAGCGACTTCGACCCCAAGGGCAAGTCGGACGCAGAGGTGATGCGGTTCTGCCAGTCCTTCATGACGGAGCTGTACCGCCACCTCGGCGAGTACACGGATGTGCCCGCCGGAGACATCGGCGTCGGCGGTCGCGAGATCGGCTACCTGTTCGGCCAGTACAAGCGCATCACCAACCGCTACGAGTCCGGCGTCCTCACCGGCAAGGGCATCGGCTGGGGCGGCTCGCTCGTCCGCACGGAGGCCACCGGCTTCGGCGCCGTCGTGTTCGCCGACCGGATGCTGTCCACCCGCGGCCGCTCGTTCGACGGCGCCCGCGTGCTCGTCTCCGGATCGGGCAACGTCGCGATCTACGCCATCCAGAAGGTGCAGCAGCTCGGCGGAACCGTCGTCGCCTGCTCGGACTCCTCCGGCGTCGTCTACGACCGCGACGGCCTCGACCTCGACCTCCTGCGCGAGATCAAGGAGCAGCGCCGCGGACGGCTGAGCGACTACGCCGAGGCGCGCGGCACCGCCTCCGACTACCGCGCGGGCGGCGACATCTGGGCGCTCGCCGCCGAGACGACGATCGACGTCGCCATCCCCTGCGCCACCCAGAACGAGCTCGGCGGCGATGCCGCGACGACGCTCGCGAGCAACGGTGTCGCCGCCGTCGTCGAGGGTGCCAACATGCCGTGCACCCCGGAGGCGGTCAAGGTCCTGACCGCCGCGGGCGTGCTGTTCGCGCCCGGCAAGGCGGCGAACGCGGGCGGCGTCGCCACCTCTGCACTCGAGATGCAGCAGAACGCGTCCCGGGATGCGTGGAGCTTCGAGTACGCCGAGAGCCGTCTGGCCGAGATCATGGTCGGCATCCACGACCGGTGCGCGGAGACCGCCGACGAGTACGGCGCCCCGGGCGACTACGTCCTCGGTGCGAACATCGCCGGGTTCACCCGTGTCGCGGACGCGATGATCGCGATGGGCGTCATCTAG
- a CDS encoding dihydrofolate reductase family protein — protein MGSVVMYASVSTDGFIADSDDQPGPLFDWLTSGDVPLDESGVLLVSRASYDYVRPYWDSIAVTIVGRHVFDLTDGWDGRPPSGVDHVVVVTHRPAPDGWDPAAPFHFVHDIETAVATAQRLAGDRVVEVAAGDVGGQVFAAGLVDEVRMDVAPAVFGTGKRYFGAADAHRLLDDPAVIQGDRVLHLRYRVRGPLD, from the coding sequence GTGGGCTCGGTGGTCATGTACGCCTCGGTGTCGACGGACGGCTTCATCGCCGACAGCGACGACCAGCCTGGGCCGCTGTTCGACTGGCTCACCAGCGGGGACGTGCCCCTGGATGAGAGCGGCGTGCTGTTGGTGTCTCGGGCGTCGTACGACTACGTCCGGCCGTACTGGGACAGCATCGCGGTGACGATCGTCGGACGCCACGTCTTCGACCTGACGGACGGCTGGGACGGCCGGCCGCCCAGCGGCGTCGACCACGTGGTCGTCGTGACGCACCGGCCGGCACCGGACGGCTGGGATCCCGCAGCGCCCTTCCACTTCGTCCACGACATCGAGACCGCTGTGGCCACGGCGCAGCGGCTCGCCGGCGATCGCGTCGTCGAGGTGGCCGCCGGGGACGTGGGCGGCCAGGTCTTCGCCGCCGGGCTGGTCGACGAGGTGCGGATGGACGTCGCGCCCGCGGTGTTCGGAACGGGCAAGCGCTATTTCGGCGCGGCCGACGCGCACCGCCTGCTGGACGACCCCGCGGTGATCCAGGGCGACCGCGTGCTCCATCTGCGCTACCGCGTGCGCGGCCCGCTGGACTGA
- a CDS encoding DEAD/DEAH box helicase, giving the protein MEQPTEPDTSLRPGAHAGTFAAEHLSPSFPERAAWGTAGKLRAWQAEALDAYFENEPRDFLAAATPGAGKTTFALRLATELLARRVVERITVVAPTEHLKRQWAEAAERVGLHLDPEFKNSDGRYARHFKGVAVTYAQVAMRPSLHKDITENYRTLVILDEVHHGGDALSWGDGIREAFERATRRLSLTGTPFRSDTAPIPFVTYLPDKAGIRTSLTDYNYGYGRALADGVVRPVIFLVYAGHMRWRTKTGDEMEARLGEGNTKDITSQAWRTALDPRGEWIPAVLNAADRRLTEVRNAIPDAGGLVIATDHYAARAYADLLQQISGEPVTVVLSDEKEASDRIAAFAAGTSRWMVAVRMVSEGVDVPRLAVGVYATSASTPLFFAQAIGRFVRARRRGETASVFLPNVPTLMALANALELERDHALDRPTDENAEGDFFNPEDAMMAEANRQERASEGLMDEFSFEALGSEANFDRVLYDGQEFGSFAVPGSDEELDFIGLPGILEPEQVHELLTQRQQRQARRTSSRPQSAEGHPPAPLYRNLKEQRSLLNSLVGLYSKNTGEPHGLIHAELRRVCGGPAVAQASVTQLQARIDYLRKRLGRA; this is encoded by the coding sequence GTGGAACAGCCGACCGAACCCGATACCTCGCTTCGCCCTGGTGCGCACGCCGGAACCTTCGCTGCTGAACACCTGTCGCCCTCCTTCCCGGAGCGCGCGGCCTGGGGAACAGCGGGAAAACTGCGTGCGTGGCAAGCCGAGGCCCTCGACGCGTACTTCGAGAACGAACCCCGCGACTTCCTCGCGGCGGCGACCCCCGGCGCAGGAAAGACCACGTTCGCGCTCCGTCTCGCCACCGAACTGCTCGCACGGCGCGTCGTCGAGCGGATCACCGTCGTCGCCCCGACCGAGCATCTGAAGCGGCAGTGGGCGGAGGCGGCCGAGCGTGTCGGCCTGCACCTCGACCCCGAGTTCAAGAACTCCGACGGCCGGTACGCCCGCCACTTCAAGGGCGTCGCCGTCACGTACGCGCAGGTCGCGATGCGGCCCAGCCTGCACAAAGACATCACCGAGAACTACCGCACCCTGGTCATCCTCGACGAGGTGCACCACGGCGGGGATGCGCTCAGCTGGGGAGACGGCATCCGGGAGGCGTTCGAGCGAGCCACCAGGCGGCTCTCGCTCACGGGTACGCCGTTCCGCTCCGACACGGCGCCCATCCCGTTCGTGACCTACCTGCCAGACAAGGCGGGCATTCGCACCTCCCTCACCGACTACAACTACGGCTACGGCCGCGCTCTCGCCGACGGCGTCGTGCGTCCGGTGATCTTCCTCGTCTACGCCGGGCACATGCGCTGGCGCACCAAGACCGGCGACGAGATGGAGGCGCGACTCGGCGAGGGCAACACCAAAGACATCACCTCGCAGGCCTGGCGCACCGCCCTCGATCCGCGCGGCGAGTGGATCCCGGCCGTGCTGAACGCTGCGGACCGGCGCCTCACCGAGGTGCGCAACGCCATCCCGGATGCCGGCGGCCTTGTCATCGCCACCGACCACTACGCGGCGCGCGCGTACGCCGACCTGCTGCAACAGATCTCGGGGGAGCCGGTCACGGTCGTGCTCTCCGACGAGAAGGAGGCGAGCGACAGGATCGCGGCGTTCGCCGCAGGCACCTCCCGGTGGATGGTCGCGGTGCGGATGGTGTCGGAGGGCGTCGACGTGCCGCGGCTGGCCGTGGGCGTGTACGCGACCAGCGCATCCACCCCGTTGTTCTTCGCGCAGGCGATTGGACGCTTCGTGCGGGCCAGGCGTCGCGGCGAAACGGCGTCGGTGTTCCTGCCGAACGTCCCGACGCTGATGGCGCTGGCGAACGCGCTCGAACTGGAGCGCGACCACGCGCTCGACCGGCCGACCGACGAGAACGCCGAGGGCGACTTCTTCAACCCGGAAGACGCCATGATGGCGGAGGCGAACCGGCAGGAGCGCGCGTCCGAGGGCCTGATGGACGAGTTCTCGTTCGAAGCGCTCGGTTCCGAGGCCAACTTCGACAGGGTGCTCTACGACGGGCAGGAGTTCGGCAGCTTCGCCGTTCCTGGCAGCGACGAGGAGCTCGACTTCATCGGGCTGCCGGGCATCCTGGAACCCGAGCAAGTGCACGAACTGCTCACGCAGCGGCAGCAGCGGCAGGCGCGCCGCACCAGCTCCCGCCCGCAGTCCGCGGAGGGACACCCGCCCGCGCCGCTGTACCGCAACCTCAAGGAGCAGCGCAGCCTGCTGAACAGCCTGGTCGGGCTGTACTCGAAGAACACGGGGGAGCCGCACGGGCTCATCCACGCCGAGCTGCGCCGCGTCTGCGGCGGCCCCGCCGTCGCGCAGGCGAGCGTGACCCAGCTGCAGGCCCGCATCGACTACCTGCGCAAGCGGCTCGGACGCGCGTAG
- a CDS encoding SGNH/GDSL hydrolase family protein, whose product MSEAQHPWSRYVAIGDSFTEGIGDPEPGSPGGHRGWADRVAEVLSSQTDDFAYANLAVRGKLIKQILDEQVAPAVALRPDLITISAGGNDVIRPGTDPDQIAALFDQAVSQLSADGATVVVFTGVDVGFSPVFRGIRGKVAIYNENVRAVAAKYDAIVADQWSLTEIQDQRMWAPDRLHLAPLGHHTVARMVLAALNVDNDLQPLQPEPLPPRTWRQARSEDISWAREYLVPWVVRRIRHQSSGDHVLPKRPDAGPFRLP is encoded by the coding sequence ATGTCCGAAGCGCAGCATCCGTGGTCCCGCTACGTCGCCATCGGCGATTCGTTCACGGAAGGGATCGGCGACCCTGAGCCGGGCAGCCCCGGCGGACACCGCGGCTGGGCCGACCGCGTCGCCGAGGTGCTGAGCAGCCAGACCGACGACTTCGCATACGCCAACCTCGCCGTGCGCGGCAAGCTGATCAAGCAGATCCTGGATGAGCAGGTCGCCCCGGCGGTCGCCCTGCGTCCCGACCTGATCACCATCTCCGCCGGCGGCAACGACGTCATCCGGCCCGGCACGGACCCCGACCAGATCGCCGCGCTGTTCGACCAGGCCGTCTCACAGCTCAGCGCCGACGGGGCGACCGTCGTCGTGTTCACCGGTGTCGACGTCGGCTTCTCCCCCGTGTTCCGCGGCATCCGCGGCAAGGTCGCGATCTACAACGAGAACGTGCGCGCCGTCGCGGCCAAGTACGACGCGATCGTGGCCGACCAGTGGTCGCTGACCGAGATCCAGGACCAGCGGATGTGGGCGCCGGACCGCCTGCACCTCGCCCCGCTCGGGCACCACACCGTCGCCCGCATGGTGCTCGCGGCGCTCAACGTCGACAACGACCTGCAGCCGTTGCAGCCGGAGCCGCTGCCGCCGCGCACCTGGCGCCAGGCGCGCTCGGAAGACATCTCCTGGGCGCGCGAATACCTCGTGCCCTGGGTGGTCCGGCGCATCCGCCACCAGTCCTCCGGCGACCACGTCCTCCCCAAGCGTCCGGACGCGGGCCCCTTCCGCCTCCCCTAG
- a CDS encoding D-alanyl-D-alanine carboxypeptidase produces the protein MSDQPRRVSPQVYRRRRIVVFSLVGVVLASLMYLSGSLFGPVPATAAVVQHEKSIAQPAAQLAWPGWGASAISAPDVDGATEYHGSDKSLPIASVTKTITALVVLDAKPISGGSEGPTIDFTQKDVDIWNRVIADGGSWAPVVAGTSMTEKQALTAMLLPSANNYAISLANWAYGSTDKFVKAANGWLADKKFTGTRLTSPDGLDPGSVSTTKDLIGIGKLVLADPVLSSIVSQKSATLPGAGAQDNTNTLLGFEGIDGIKTGNTDEAGNCLLFSAEIGVGSNKVRVVGAVLGAPTHDDLWAAVKALLVSMKGGFHQVDASTVGQQYGTYSTPWGAKSALVSTSTKSFVVWSDTPIQVDMQTRTIQSGRKGDVVGQVTFTLNGKTQTAQLALAKDVPDPGLGWRLAHPGGLGA, from the coding sequence GTGTCAGACCAGCCTCGCCGTGTGTCCCCCCAGGTGTACCGCCGTCGCCGGATCGTCGTCTTCAGCCTCGTCGGGGTCGTCCTCGCCAGCCTGATGTACCTGTCCGGCTCGCTGTTCGGGCCGGTGCCTGCGACCGCCGCCGTGGTGCAGCACGAGAAGAGCATCGCGCAGCCGGCGGCCCAGCTGGCTTGGCCGGGATGGGGTGCGAGCGCCATCTCCGCACCGGATGTGGACGGCGCCACCGAATACCACGGCAGCGACAAGAGCTTGCCGATCGCGAGCGTGACGAAGACGATCACCGCGCTCGTCGTGCTCGACGCGAAGCCGATCAGTGGAGGGTCGGAAGGCCCGACGATCGACTTCACCCAAAAGGACGTCGACATCTGGAACCGGGTGATCGCCGACGGCGGATCGTGGGCGCCGGTCGTGGCCGGCACCTCGATGACCGAGAAGCAGGCGCTCACCGCGATGCTGCTCCCGTCGGCGAACAACTACGCGATCTCGCTGGCCAACTGGGCGTACGGCTCCACGGACAAGTTCGTGAAAGCGGCGAACGGGTGGCTGGCGGACAAGAAGTTCACCGGCACCCGCCTCACCAGCCCGGACGGCCTGGACCCCGGCAGCGTCAGCACCACGAAAGACCTGATCGGCATAGGCAAGCTCGTGCTCGCCGACCCCGTGCTCTCCTCGATCGTGTCGCAGAAGTCCGCGACCCTCCCCGGCGCAGGCGCGCAGGACAACACGAACACGCTGCTCGGCTTCGAGGGCATCGACGGGATCAAGACGGGCAACACCGACGAGGCGGGCAACTGCCTCCTGTTCTCCGCGGAGATCGGCGTGGGAAGCAACAAGGTGCGCGTGGTCGGCGCCGTGCTCGGCGCACCGACCCACGACGACCTGTGGGCGGCCGTCAAGGCGCTGCTTGTCAGCATGAAGGGCGGCTTCCACCAAGTGGATGCGTCGACCGTCGGGCAGCAGTACGGCACGTACTCGACCCCCTGGGGAGCGAAATCCGCCCTCGTCTCCACCTCGACGAAGAGCTTCGTCGTGTGGTCGGACACGCCCATCCAGGTGGACATGCAGACGCGCACCATCCAGTCGGGCCGCAAGGGCGACGTCGTCGGTCAGGTGACCTTCACCCTCAACGGCAAGACCCAGACCGCCCAGCTCGCGCTCGCGAAGGACGTCCCTGACCCCGGCCTCGGCTGGCGCCTCGCCCACCCGGGCGGCCTCGGCGCCTGA
- a CDS encoding RNA methyltransferase — MRIHRITDLTADGLADYSRLTDVALRRVSEPEGGLYIAESSKVITRALAAGHRPRSVLLQEQWLPDIEPLLAEYPDVPVFVGESGVLEELTGYHLHRGALAAMHRPVLPDPADLLRDARRVVVLEDIVDHTNVGAIFRSVAGLGADAVLVSPRCADPLYRRSVRVSMGTVLQVPWTRIPEWDEAAPILHDAGFEIAALALADDAVELAAYASDAPERVALVLGSEGDGLSRRALAAADTVVTIPMLHGVDSLNVASASAVALWALTR, encoded by the coding sequence GTGCGCATCCACCGCATCACCGACCTGACAGCCGACGGGCTCGCCGACTACTCGCGGCTCACCGACGTGGCCCTGCGCCGCGTCAGCGAGCCGGAGGGAGGCCTGTACATCGCGGAGTCGTCGAAGGTGATCACGCGCGCACTGGCGGCCGGGCACCGCCCGCGCTCCGTGCTGCTGCAGGAGCAGTGGCTACCAGACATCGAACCGCTACTGGCCGAATACCCGGACGTGCCGGTGTTCGTCGGAGAGAGCGGCGTGCTCGAAGAGCTCACAGGCTACCACCTGCACCGTGGGGCCCTGGCGGCGATGCATCGGCCGGTGCTGCCCGATCCCGCCGACCTGCTCAGGGATGCGCGGCGCGTCGTGGTGCTGGAGGACATCGTCGACCACACGAACGTCGGGGCGATCTTCCGCTCGGTCGCCGGCCTCGGCGCCGACGCCGTGCTGGTGAGCCCGCGCTGCGCGGACCCGCTGTACCGCAGGAGCGTGCGCGTCAGCATGGGCACGGTGCTGCAGGTGCCGTGGACGCGCATCCCGGAGTGGGACGAGGCAGCGCCGATCCTGCACGACGCCGGGTTCGAGATCGCGGCGCTCGCTCTCGCCGACGACGCCGTCGAGCTCGCGGCGTACGCGTCGGACGCTCCCGAACGGGTGGCGCTCGTGCTCGGGTCGGAGGGCGACGGGCTGAGCAGGAGGGCGCTGGCCGCGGCGGACACGGTGGTGACCATCCCGATGCTGCACGGGGTCGACTCGCTCAACGTGGCGTCGGCGAGTGCCGTCGCACTCTGGGCGTTGACGCGTTGA
- a CDS encoding Sir2 family NAD-dependent protein deacetylase, with amino-acid sequence MATVTTELSPELARDLDATVDLLSGRRFAMLTGAGVSTDSGIPDYRGEGAPKRTPMTFQQFLADDGFRKRYWAGSHLGYRRFAAAAPNDGHRAIAALELGGAANGVITQNVDGLHKQAGSRKVVDLHGAMDRVLCLVCGQIFAREAIAARIEKANPWLDADGAVEIAPDGDAIVTDVDAFQVPDCTVCGGRLKPDVVFFGEFIPAEKYREASALVRSSEALIIAGSSLAVNSGIRLLEEARRRKLPIVIINRGDTKGDGRATIKLNAGTTETLVELAARLT; translated from the coding sequence GTGGCAACGGTGACGACGGAGCTCTCTCCCGAACTGGCCAGAGACCTGGACGCGACGGTCGACCTGCTGAGCGGCCGCCGCTTCGCCATGCTCACCGGGGCCGGCGTCTCGACGGACTCCGGCATCCCCGACTACCGCGGCGAGGGCGCTCCGAAGCGCACGCCGATGACGTTCCAGCAGTTCCTCGCCGACGACGGTTTCCGCAAGCGGTACTGGGCGGGCAGCCACCTGGGCTACCGCCGGTTCGCCGCGGCGGCCCCGAACGACGGCCACCGCGCCATCGCGGCGCTCGAGCTCGGCGGCGCGGCCAACGGCGTCATCACCCAGAACGTCGACGGCCTGCACAAGCAGGCGGGCTCCCGCAAGGTGGTCGACCTACACGGCGCGATGGATCGCGTTCTCTGCCTGGTCTGCGGCCAGATCTTCGCCCGTGAGGCCATCGCCGCGCGCATCGAGAAGGCCAACCCGTGGCTGGATGCGGATGGCGCCGTCGAGATCGCCCCGGACGGCGACGCGATCGTCACGGACGTGGATGCGTTCCAGGTTCCGGACTGCACGGTCTGCGGCGGCCGCCTCAAGCCGGACGTGGTGTTCTTCGGCGAGTTCATCCCTGCGGAGAAATACCGGGAAGCGAGCGCGCTCGTCCGCAGCTCGGAGGCGCTGATCATCGCCGGGTCGTCCCTGGCGGTCAACTCGGGCATCCGGTTGCTGGAGGAGGCGAGGCGGCGCAAGCTGCCCATCGTCATCATCAACAGGGGCGACACCAAGGGCGACGGTCGCGCGACCATTAAGCTGAACGCAGGGACGACGGAGACACTCGTCGAACTCGCCGCCAGGCTCACCTAG
- a CDS encoding histidine phosphatase family protein, translating into MTRISLVRHGQTDWNLAKRIQGSSDIPLNDTGREQAEATGRALAGGSYDAIYASPLSRASETASIIASHTGLDAPLPLPEVAERSYGDAEGLTGAEILARWPEGTPVPGRESRDQVVERALPALLELGERHQGESVIVVSHGGVIGSLVRHVTDHALPGPGEVIPNGSVHEFVYEDGTLTLDRFNLHPEDRDLFTASVL; encoded by the coding sequence GTGACCAGAATCTCCCTTGTTCGCCACGGTCAGACCGACTGGAACCTCGCCAAACGCATCCAGGGGTCGAGCGACATCCCGCTGAACGACACGGGGCGCGAGCAGGCGGAGGCCACGGGCCGCGCGCTCGCCGGCGGCAGCTACGACGCCATCTACGCGAGCCCGCTGAGCCGCGCGAGCGAGACGGCCAGCATCATCGCGTCGCACACCGGTCTGGATGCTCCCCTGCCGCTCCCCGAGGTCGCGGAGCGCAGCTACGGCGACGCGGAGGGCCTCACCGGCGCCGAAATCCTGGCCCGCTGGCCGGAGGGCACGCCCGTGCCCGGCCGCGAATCCCGCGACCAGGTCGTCGAGCGCGCCCTCCCCGCCCTGCTGGAGCTCGGGGAGCGGCACCAGGGCGAGTCCGTCATCGTGGTCAGCCACGGCGGCGTGATCGGCTCCCTGGTGCGCCACGTCACCGATCACGCGCTGCCCGGCCCCGGCGAGGTCATCCCGAACGGCTCCGTGCACGAGTTCGTCTACGAGGACGGCACGCTCACGCTCGACCGCTTCAACCTCCACCCGGAGGACAGGGACCTGTTCACGGCGTCGGTGCTCTGA